From the genome of Syntrophorhabdaceae bacterium:
AGGTAAAAGAGAGCGAAGAGAAACTCAGAACCATTGCCGGCAGCGTCTACGAAGAGTCGCAAAGATATGATATCGACTACAGGCTTATACTGGCCGTCATGAAGGTTGAGAGCAACTTCAGGCACGACGCGATCTCCAGGAAAGGTGCGCGTGGGCTTCTCCAGGTAAAACCGTCCCTCGCGAGGTATATCTCGAAGACTTCAGACATACCCGTGAAGAACTCCAAATGCCTCTACGAACCTGAAAAAAATATCAAGATCGGCGTCAACTATCTTTCAAGGCTTATAGAAAGATTCGAAAACATCTATACAGCCCTCCATGCCTACAACGCCGGTCCGAGAAGGGTCAAGCGCAACACCTCTGGTGATGAAATACCGAACAATCGCTTCACAAAAAAGGTTATAAAAGAATATCAGAAGATTGCCAATATACTGCCCGACCCTGAAGCAGAGTAGATTCCCACAAGCAAATCTGTGAGTCGTAAGGGGTAATATGAGCTGTCTTTATTCCGGAAAGATCTTTCCCGGGTTGAGGATATTATTGGGGTCAAAAAGTTCTTTGATCCTTTTCATCGTTGCAATTACCTCAGAAGAGAGCTCCATGCCGAGATAGGCAGCCTTTGAAGTGCCTATGCCGTGCTCACCGGAGAGCGTGCCGCCGAGCCTTATCGTCTCTTCGAATATGGCTTCAACAGCCTTTTCCGCCTTTGCCCTGTCTTCCGGCGTGTCCTTGATCATGACGCTCACGTGAAAATTGCCATCCCCTGCATGGCCAAAACTCAGGATGGGCACGCCGAACCGCCTCTCCATCTCTTCAAGGGCCCGGATCAGCGTCGGAATATGTGAGCGCGGGACAACCACATCCTCTGCGATCTTGACCGGGTTGAGATTGTATGTCGCCTGGGAAAGAACCCGTCTTGCCTGCCAGAGCCTGTCAGCCTCCTGGGGGTCCTCGGTGACATCACACCGGATCGCCTTCTTATCGAGGACAATCCTGTTGACCTTTTCCACCTGCGGCCGTATCGATTCCCTGTCGCCGTCGACCTCGATGAGCAGCAATCCCCCTATTCCTTCAGGCAGTCCCATCGGAGATGCCTGCTCGCTGCATTTGATCGATGCCTTATCCATGAATTCAATCGTCGACGGGACAACCTTTGCGGCGATGATGGCCGAAACTGTCGCCGCGGCATCCTCGACCTCCTGGAACAGGGCAAGGATCGTGGCCTTTGCCTCCGGTAAAGGGATAAGTTTCATGATGATCTTTGTGACAACGCCGAGAGTCCCTTCACTCCCTACGAAAAGACGGGTCAGGTCATACCCTACAACACCCTTCATCGTTCTTACGCCTGTATTGATAATCTCCCCTGTAGGCTTCACTACCTCAAGTCCCAGCACATAATCCCTTGTGACGCCGTATTTCAACGAGTTCGGGCCGCCCGCGCACTCTGCGACATTCCCCCCGATACTCGAATATTTGAAAGAAGCCGGGTCAGGCGGGTAGAACAACCCGTATTTTGCCGCCTCCTGCTGCAGGTCAAAGGTAATAACGCCTGGTTCCACGGTCGCGGTAAGGTTTTCCGTATCGATCTCAAGGATCCGGTTCATCCTCGTAAAGACCAGTATAACCCCTCCATATACCGGGATGGAACCGCCGGTCAACCCGGACCCCTGACCCCTCGGGATCACGGGAAAACGGTACTGGTTGGCAAGTTTCAGTATCTTCGATACCTCTCCGGCGGACGATGGGAAGACGATGAGGTCAGGAACCACCCCCTCATTCCTTCCATCGTAGGAGTAGCACTTTCTTTCCTCCGGCGAGGCCAACACATTCTCTTTCCCGGCAGTCCTTATAATCTCTTCTATGATCTTGCCTTCCATATAGATCCTTTTAATCAACCATGAGCTTTCAGCAGTCAGCTATCAGCCCTTGAAACTCTGAATCCCGCTACTATTGAGATTGCCACGTCGCTTCGCTCCTCGCAATGACACAAAGGGTTTTCCAGCTCTTAGCTCTCTGCTCTTAGCTCTCTGCTCTCAGCTGAATACTGCCCCCGTCGCTGCTGAGGTAACAAGCTTTGCATAACGCGCCATGTAGCCCTCTTTTATCTTCGGCTCAGGGCGTTTCCAGACTTTCTTGCGTTTCGCAAGTTCCTTTTTATCGATACGGAGGCGTATGATCTTTTTCACGAGGTCTATCTCGATGGCATCCCCGTTCTTCACGAACGCGATGGGCCCGCCTTCCGCAGCCTCCGGCGACACATGACCTATACAGAGACCCCGTGTCCCGCCGGAGAACCTCCCGTCAGTGATCAGGGCACACACCGTATCGAGACCTCTGCCTGCAAGGATGCTTGTAGGGGTAAGCATCTCACGCATACCCGGTCCGCCTTTCGGTCCTTCATACCGGATGATGACCGCATCCCCTGCCCGTATCTTTCCCTCCATGATCGCCTTCCCTGCCTCTTCTTCACTGTCGAAGACCCTTGCCTTTCCTTCAAAATGCCAGAGGCTTTCCGACACCCCGATCCTCTTCACTATTGAACCTTGCGGCGCGAGGCTTCCTGTCAATACCGCAAGCCCGCCTTTTTCGTGATAAGGTGTATTGATATGGTGAATGACCTCATGATCTGCAACGCTGACCCCTTTCAGGATGTCACCGATTTTGTTTCCCGTCACTGTAATACATCTCTTGTTGATAAGGTTCCTCTTCGTCAATTCCTTCATGATCCCATAGACACCGCCTGCCTCGAAGAGGTCTTCGAGGTGGTGCGGTCCCGCCGGGCTCATATTACAGATATGAGGGACCTTTTCGGATATCTCGTCAAAGAGGGTCAGAGGCAGCGTAATCCCGCCTTCATTCGCAATCGCCGGGAGATGGAGCGCCGTATTCGATGAACCACCAAACGCCATATCGACCGTTATGGCATTTCGAAAGGCCTCAACGGTCATGATGTCCCTGGGCTTTACATCTCTTTTTACAAGATCTATGATCCTCTGTCCTGCTAGCTTGGCAAGCCTTATCCGTGCGGCGTGTACTGCCGGTATCGTCCCGTTTCCCGGCAGACCGATACCGAGGGCCTCTGAAAGACAGTTCATGGAGTTCGCCGTGAACATGCCCGCGCATGAACCTGCGCCCGGGCATGCGCATTCTTCGAGCATGTAAAGCTCATCGTCTGTCATGAGGCCGCCGGCTACCTTCCCTACCCCTTCAAAAACAGAGATAAGGTCCACCGCCTTTCCCCTGAAACGGCCTGCAAGCATAGGGCCACCGCTCACCACGATAGCCGGGATATTAAGCCGCATGGCTGCCATAATCATACCCGGTATGATCTTGTCACAGTTTGGAATAAGCACGATACCGTCAAAGGGATACGCCTTTGCCATCACCTCAACGGAATCACAGATAAGTTCCCTTGATCCGAGAGAGTATTTCATCCCTTCATGGTTCATCGCTATCCCGTCGCATATGCCGATCGTCGAAAACTCCATCGGCGTCCCGCCCGCCATCCTGATCCCATCCTTGACGGCCCGGGAAACCCTGTCAAGATGGATATGTCCCGGTATCAGCTCGTTTGCGGAGTTCGCTATGCCGATGATCGGTCTTTCTATCTCCCCGGTCGTATACCCCATTGCGTTAAAAAGACTCCGGTGCGGCGCCTTCTCAACACCCTTTTTCATTCTATCGGATCTCATCACCGTACCTCCCCTTAAATAAAAATATGATCCTTAATTAAAAATTAACAATTCACCACTAAGATATACAAGATTATTATACGGGGACTCACTTTGCAACAGAATATTATGGAGCGTAATGTACGATCACAAAAAATACTTTGCAAATAGTAAGTGATAGGGTAATCTGATTTTATGGGTAATCAATTAATAGCTATTGTAGATGACGAACCTGACATCCTTGAACTCGTCGGAGTTAATCTCAAAAAATCAGGATTTAAAGTAAAGGGGTTTTCTGAGGTAGAAAGTTTTTACAGATCCCTCCAGACCGGTTCTCCCGACCTCGTCATTCTCGATCTCATGCTCCCCGATGTCGATGGTTTTGAGGTATGTAAGTATCTGAAAAGTAAAGATAAATATTCTTCCATCCCTATTATCATGCTCACCGCAAAGACTGAGGAGACCGAAAAGATCCTTGGTCTCGAACTGGGTGCCGACGATTATGTAACCAAACCCTTTTCTCCCAGGGAACTCGTAGCAAGGGTCAAGGCAGTCTTAAGAAGACAGGAACGTAAAAAGGAAACGAAAAGGATCACAGTCAGGGGCATCCTTACGATCGACATGGAGAGATATGAAGTTGAGGTAACAGGGAAAAAGATCGATCTGACCACGACAGAATTCAAGATCCTGCATTTTCTTGCTTCAAATACAGGAAGGATCTATTCGAGGGACCAGATACTGGATTATCTGTGGGGAAGAGAAAAATTTGTCATAGACAGAACCGTCGATGTACACATCCGCCATCTCAGGGAAAAACTCGGTAATGCTGCACAATTAATTAAAAACGTCCGCGGTATAGGGTACAAGTTCGAAGAATGAAAAAAACGATATTCTTTAAGATATTTGGCGGTTATCTCATCATCATTATTATCCTCTCTGCCCTGATCCTTTCCTTTTCTTTCTCGATGATGCGCCATTACCATATCGAGACCGTTGCAAACAGTTTAAAGAATATGGCGATGGTACTCAGCACACAATTATCGCCCATGCTCAGCGATAACAACATGCAGAGGCTCGATGCCACTGTAAAAGAATCAGGACAAGAGATCCATACACGCATCACCGTCATAGCAGTTGACGGCAAGGTTCTCGCCGACTCAGAAGAAAACCCTTCAAAAATGGAAAACCACGGGACGAGGACAGAGGTTGCGCAGGCCCTTGAGGGCAATACAGGGAGATTTCTCAGAACAAGCAAGACATTAAAACAAGAGATGATCTATGTAGCAATACCGATTGTCAGTGGCAAGAAGACTATCGGTGTTTTAAGACTGAGCCAGTACCTGAAAGATATTCGTAC
Proteins encoded in this window:
- a CDS encoding lytic transglycosylase domain-containing protein, with amino-acid sequence VKESEEKLRTIAGSVYEESQRYDIDYRLILAVMKVESNFRHDAISRKGARGLLQVKPSLARYISKTSDIPVKNSKCLYEPEKNIKIGVNYLSRLIERFENIYTALHAYNAGPRRVKRNTSGDEIPNNRFTKKVIKEYQKIANILPDPEAE
- a CDS encoding FAD-linked oxidase C-terminal domain-containing protein, with translation MEGKIIEEIIRTAGKENVLASPEERKCYSYDGRNEGVVPDLIVFPSSAGEVSKILKLANQYRFPVIPRGQGSGLTGGSIPVYGGVILVFTRMNRILEIDTENLTATVEPGVITFDLQQEAAKYGLFYPPDPASFKYSSIGGNVAECAGGPNSLKYGVTRDYVLGLEVVKPTGEIINTGVRTMKGVVGYDLTRLFVGSEGTLGVVTKIIMKLIPLPEAKATILALFQEVEDAAATVSAIIAAKVVPSTIEFMDKASIKCSEQASPMGLPEGIGGLLLIEVDGDRESIRPQVEKVNRIVLDKKAIRCDVTEDPQEADRLWQARRVLSQATYNLNPVKIAEDVVVPRSHIPTLIRALEEMERRFGVPILSFGHAGDGNFHVSVMIKDTPEDRAKAEKAVEAIFEETIRLGGTLSGEHGIGTSKAAYLGMELSSEVIATMKRIKELFDPNNILNPGKIFPE
- the ilvD gene encoding dihydroxy-acid dehydratase; translated protein: MRSDRMKKGVEKAPHRSLFNAMGYTTGEIERPIIGIANSANELIPGHIHLDRVSRAVKDGIRMAGGTPMEFSTIGICDGIAMNHEGMKYSLGSRELICDSVEVMAKAYPFDGIVLIPNCDKIIPGMIMAAMRLNIPAIVVSGGPMLAGRFRGKAVDLISVFEGVGKVAGGLMTDDELYMLEECACPGAGSCAGMFTANSMNCLSEALGIGLPGNGTIPAVHAARIRLAKLAGQRIIDLVKRDVKPRDIMTVEAFRNAITVDMAFGGSSNTALHLPAIANEGGITLPLTLFDEISEKVPHICNMSPAGPHHLEDLFEAGGVYGIMKELTKRNLINKRCITVTGNKIGDILKGVSVADHEVIHHINTPYHEKGGLAVLTGSLAPQGSIVKRIGVSESLWHFEGKARVFDSEEEAGKAIMEGKIRAGDAVIIRYEGPKGGPGMREMLTPTSILAGRGLDTVCALITDGRFSGGTRGLCIGHVSPEAAEGGPIAFVKNGDAIEIDLVKKIIRLRIDKKELAKRKKVWKRPEPKIKEGYMARYAKLVTSAATGAVFS
- a CDS encoding response regulator transcription factor translates to MGNQLIAIVDDEPDILELVGVNLKKSGFKVKGFSEVESFYRSLQTGSPDLVILDLMLPDVDGFEVCKYLKSKDKYSSIPIIMLTAKTEETEKILGLELGADDYVTKPFSPRELVARVKAVLRRQERKKETKRITVRGILTIDMERYEVEVTGKKIDLTTTEFKILHFLASNTGRIYSRDQILDYLWGREKFVIDRTVDVHIRHLREKLGNAAQLIKNVRGIGYKFEE